The genomic DNA GTCATATTATGAAGCTAATCATTTAAAGagtgtattattttctttttaatagtaGTTTTGTGCTGTGTGCATCACATAGCAGCCCCCTCTGGTGGTGGAAATAAAGAACTGCTTGGCTGCTAATTAAATCTGACTTGTTTGGCATCTCAGTTGTGGTCCAAAGCCCCTTTTTCCCAGTTTCTTCCTTGACTTCCCTGCACCTACCAACATTCCCAGCgtgaagaaaaagagaagagatgACGGCATGAGAGATCACATGACCGGCTGCGCGCGAAGCGAGGGATACTACAAGATCGACAAGAAGGACAAGATCAAGTACCTTCAGAGCACAAAGCTGCAGTCAGAGGAGCCGCCAGTCGACACACAGGTGAGAAAAGACtaggtttaaaaagaaaaacagagatgTGATATGTTAACCTGCTGTGGGTGAACACATGtaactccctcctctccctgcaGGGTATGAGTATTCCTGCACAGGTCCACGCCTCCACCAGAGCTGGCTCGGAGCGACGGTCGGAGCAGCGGCGCTTGATGTCCTCGTTCGCATGTGACAGtgacctgctgaagttcaacCAGCTGAAggtaaacacatacaaaatgcaCTTTGCTCCAGTTGGAAGTTCAATTCAACCtgagttttataaaaaaaaaaaaaacagcagtaaacAAGAACATTAAACAGACAGACGTCATCATCAAAAGTCACCTGACACTCCCCTCTGCCCTTTCAGTTCCGTAAGAAAAAGATCAGATTCTGCAGGTCGCACATCCACGACTGGGGTCTGTTTGCAATGGAGCCCATCGCTGCAGATGAAATGGTGATCGAGTATGTGGGACAAAACATCAGACAGGTGAGTCAAATGATTGTCTGTTTGAAGTGTTTGAGGGTTATTTTTGTGGGTACATAAACAATTATAACATCTTACAAATGTATTTGCATTCATCGGAAACTCAAAGTttgaaataagacaaaaataaagagagaaCTTCAGAACAACCAGGGCTAGTTgataatatgaaaaatatttgatttgaatAGTTACATTCAAGTTTAATGATGGATTATAGCGGAGATTGCAGGGTTTCCTCTATATATGCCCACCGCTATTTCGGAATAgtggattgttttatttttttttaacacactgcGGTCAGTCAGCCTCCACTAGTTTCCAACAaccacatgtagctttcaaaataagagcacatggattaGCAGAGTCCACGACAGAATTTAcaggaagactgtcaaaatatgatgccttaaataaaatatagaagatcccttattctcctttacaataattcattaaaatattcaaTGATTAAGATGGGATAGATATAgatggcattagaatgtgcgagagaccaccaaatttaggcttttagggcaaacaTTTTGCATTAAGCATGCCCAtggacccccctactttgtACTTTGTCCACCttgtctgtgggaaacactggttctaaagctaGTTTTGCAGtcgagtgtcattttttatactttctaattgatgattgatatttacacatgcacaccatccaggggacaaataaccctttatccctgctgctgaaaaaaatcctacaGGAAACACTGGATTGTTCCTAACAACTGAACTTCCTCTCATTTAAACTGAATTTTAAACCTTAATCGATTAGTTTCAAAGTAAGAGAGAACTGTATAAATTAAGCACAATTTAATCTTAAAGGTTAAAATGGTCCAAAATTATATTGTGTCCATTAAAACAGCCATTTCAAATAGttattcacatttttcaatAACCAAATCACATTTGAATGCAGCTGGTATGTGTTCAAATGCACACATTCTGCTTGGACTGCAATAGCAGCAGGTAATAAAGCTTGACAACAAAGCACAACGGCACATTAAGCTGTTGATATGATGAGCGGCAGCAAGATACGCTGTTTGTTTAATGAGAAACCTCCACTGACCTGATAGGGTTTAAGTAGAGATCGAGTGGATTTACATGTCACATAAAACCAACAGTTTCATTTTAAAGCTGTCTGACTTCTAATAAGTGACGATCTTCTGTTCGCAGGTGATTGCAGACATGAGGGAGAAGCGCTACGAGGAGGAGGGCATCGGCAGTAGCTACATGTTCCGCGTCGACCATGACACCATCATAGACGCCACCAAGTGTGGCAACTTCGCCCGCTTCATCAACCACAGCTGCAATGTAAGATCCGCATGATGCATCTTATGTAAAAGCTTCAGCAACAGGGAAAACAGAATCACACGCTTATctaattgtgtgttttctttcagcCCAACTGTTATGCGAAGGTCATCACAGTGGAATCTCAGAAGAAGATCGTGATCTACTCCAGACAGCCCATCAACGTCAACGAGGAGATCACCTACGACTACAAGTTCCCCATCGAGGATGTGAAGATCCCCTGTTTGTGTGGGGCAGAGAACTGTAGGGGAACGCTGAATTAACATCCACGTGAGGTAATTAGTCTCCATGGTGTTAAAGTGCTTTTCCTTAAGTTTCATCCAAGTTTCACAGACACGCACACGTGAGACTCTGGGCGAGGACGAACCGAAGAGGGAAGGTTTTAGTTTGGAGCGAGGAGAAGGAACCCTGCAGCCCTCTTCACATATTTAACTCTAGATTGTTTACGATTTATGGTGCTCTTGAAATGAAAAACGCATAGTTTTTTATGTCTGCCAGTGACCCAGAATTTACTTAAACACTTGACTTGCTGTTGCAGCATTTCCTCCTCTTTAACGTCGGACAGTATTTCAAGCATGGCTCCTCCCACATCCAGTCCtggttttttacagttttttcccTCTCATTTGTTTCATAAGCTTTACGTACACCACACGtggtacaaaaaaaaacccaacacatgTTCAGCTGCTTAATAAGACTGAGACGCACAAGCCCGGccaggaaaataaaagtcctctCTGTGGAAGAAGACGTGGTCGGGCCCCTGAGCAGATGGGATGATGGCGGAGTGTCGCGGCCCGCTACTGGACTGCAACCCTGCTTTTTCGCGCCTACCTCCTCTGCACCAGTTTTTCTTGGACATAAATcaaactgataaaaaagaaattcaagcaAAACAAATGGTTAATTCCTGCCACAAAATCTGGAATATTTGGATATCACGCCTGCTCTCACCAGCCAATGACGGATCATGCTGCTTCCTATtagtttatgcaaaaaaaaagaaaaaagttaaagatgACGTGCAAAATTTGTATTTATGATATTCCAGTGTTTTCCAGTTTTGTTAAGGTAGTTCTCCTCTTGCTTGTTTCTTTAAAGACactatatttgtgtgtgaatgtgtgagagAATTTATCATTCACattagtgtgtgaatgtgagtgcACTGCCCCCTGTAGGCCGCAGCCGAGAAGGCCGCCCAATCATGCAGagcaagaaaatgaaaaatgtaaccGACTCCTGTCGACACCCACCGGGCAGCATTTGAAAATACTTGTCAAACTGAGTTTTCAGATTATGAAGAAatagttatttcttattttaagtgccATATGAATGTGTAACTGTCTTTGTTTAACCTGAGCAGGCTGCCGACGGacattaatgtctgttttttctcaGCTGGAGCTGTGTTAACATGCATGTGCAAAGAATCGCTGCCTATTTTTTCACCGCTGTgggtgtttgatgatgatgtttcTTCATCTGTACCTGGGATGACCgtcttgtgtttgtgtcctctTTGACTAAAACACTCATTACTCAACCAGTGTTCAATGTTTCCTGCGAAACAGAAGTGTTTCTACGACTGCGCGGTTGTTCTTTCTTTATAACCGCATTAAGATAAAAAGAATATTTGTGAATGCACTCGAGGCTTGCACTTCTGCTCTACGCCCCCTCTTAGCCAATCATTTCCCCCCCTTCAAGACCAAGTCAGTCATTGCTTTTCATTCATTTGGATTATggagatttccttttttttcccaccagtgatgtttatattgtaaatgaTTACTTGTATAGAAGATCTAAAGCTTTTTTATCTTCACAGGGGTAACACTTTTAAGatgcatctttctctctctttttttttttaaacaaaagactgagtatttaaaatattttcagggATCTGTAAAAGGAAATCTGAGGGTTTAAAAGgttgtttatttaaagaaaaaggtccACTGTGTACAGGAAAAGTCTCCACCTCCCTTTTTGAAAGATTGTTTCTTGTAGAAACGTCTTCATTTTCTGCCCATTTGCTTTGTAATCCTAAAATGTGTAAATACTGTAACTGTGaatactatataaatatatatatatttttgttcccCAGGATTTGCTACGCGATCACAGCTCAGAGATCTATGTAACATATGAGGCGAGCGATGAGCTGGTAGCAGGAAATTCAGCTTGTGtcaagctttgtttttttttttattttctgttgtaAATTCTATGAAAAGTTGTTTGcggtgtggagaaaaaaaacaaaaaggtgcaGAATCGGCATGGGAAGAGGATTGAAGCATCAGCCTGTTTCTCATGTCTATTTATTACACAACAAATgtatgaaaaaggaaaaatggaaataaagcaATTTTGCATACATccataaactgttttttttattgggcATGAAGCTCGCGATATCGGAGATGAAATAAAGTTAAATGCTAACGTGGACCATAtacacttactttttccaccagcactatTAATGATAAAGGatatgttcaataaagacattaaatgttctTATTGTGTGGTATTAGATTAAGCAGATTATGTTTTTTGATACTTGGGACTTCAAATCAAAACactttatgacaaaaaaatgcagaaaatgaaatactttcaaagggttcacatgcTTTTTCTTGCCAATGTACATTGATGGATCATCTGAAATAAATGCTCAGTCCTACTGATGCTGACTTTTCATGAATGGAAACAGGCAGCAGCTGACCAAACAATGAGTCTGTGTCCAGCTGGTTTAATCGAGGAGCTCCTCATGTGACTCACTGTcctccaacaaacaaacaaacaaatacacacatataaacaaagCCAGTATGTTTCACACCACCACCAACTCCAAACAAAATGACCGGGTAAGCAGAAAatatctgattaaaaaaaataataataataaataaaatatatatatatgactctTCATGTTTTAGTTTTCCACTTCAAAAAAGTTGCTCTGATGTCCTTAAAGGACCAACTTTAACCAGCTTTAGTCTAGATCATTACTCCCaaattttcattaattttaaccctttaaatgacaGTTTCTTTATGCAATAATACTATTATACTAATTATAAAACAATACCAATGtcgttattaaaaaaacactttatataaAATACGCTCGCCCATAGAGTTGgaatgaaattgttttttttttacctctttccatgaaatgatcgtgacagataaagtgtatatctaaTCAAAACTTCATTAATCAATTTCTTCCAAACATCaccatgaaaatgaaaccacaattaaaagaggactgtgtctgaaaacaaaatgaatccaactttatggccaactgtgtgtaaaataattattttctgaaaTCTATTTGCTTGGGGATGCTGTACATCCTTGCCAAAAAGTATACCGTACACATTTACAACCAAAGTTatcaatctacaatctacaatgtcatttagcagacgcttttatccaaagcggcTTACATTTGAGAGAACATACagcacaagcaaggatgaagtcgagaaacaacacaagaataagcaaAAATAAGTGGCATGGACTAAGTTGAGTCCTGTTAGGACATAAGTTATTTTAGAacataagtgtttttaggacgcaAGTGCTTTTCATTTGTGAGTGTAGATggtgtaatttttattttatgctgttttgttctgtgtgcCGGTGTTCAGTAAAGTGCTGGATCTTCAGCCTCTTTTTGGAAATTGAGAGGGACTCATTAGATCAGATGCTCGTTcaatcaaaacatttaaaagccagAAATGTCCTGAGTGATGcacaagtcaaagtcaagtctTAGGCCAACCACAAGGGTTGGATTGATTCTCAGAGGTGAGTTAATATCCCTATATATTGCATTTGTTTGCAAAAGTcaagcatgttagcatgctaacatgctaatgttagcatttagctcaagtGCAGCAGTTAGCatgacatgaaaaaataattatgagaaataatgagaaactttctcaaaataatggcaTAATATCTCAACAAATAATTATGACAAAATGAGTTATAAAAAATTAGTTCACTATTTGGAAGTGAATTATGAGatattaaatcattatttttgagaaagtttgtcaTTATAATAACTTTGGCATACACTGGATTCTTTTTGAAGAAATGGGCTTCCACAGTGTCCTCTAAGTCTTGTCACTTtgactaaatgtatttttttctttcattgttaTCACTTTTATTGTAGATAATATTTGTGGAATTAAAATGTCTGACCCAAAGTCAAATAAAAAGGAGCATATCTATATGTTAGGACTGTACTTTTTCAATAACAAGCTTTGATTGCAAAATACCCACAATCATAAATGAACACATGGAcgcaaaacacatttaaatgcttTACTCACATTATATTAAACTGTTAGTAACAagtaattaaaacaacaacaacatttgtcTGCACTAATGGAGTTAATCCTGCAGAGACAGCAGGGCACAATCATGAAACATTTAGTGACGTTCAACATTCTACAGTACTTTtcttcacagtgtgttttataTTATCCTTTGCTGGATCTTAACTTAATCTAAATGGGGTAAAAACATGAATCCATTTTTGCTTggtgtttcagtgtttcattATTTGGACTTAACGTGGCGTTAAAGTCCAGAGATGAAGCTTCCCAGAAGAATGATTTGAATCAGCGACACAGCCGACCCGAGGGCACGACTGGCCATCCCTGTGAGGAGTTTGGCATCTTTGGACATGGAGACGATGCGGCTGAAGGTGGGGTGGATGTGTCTGAAGTTGTTCTGCAGAGGtgtcacctgctctgcatcctCCTCTGTGAAGAAGATCTGTGAGGTAAACTGAGCCAGCTGatgagaaaatacagaaatcatgattatttacagCACTCAGGAAAACATTTCAACACTTTTCTTTCAGAGAACATCTTTAAAGACCTACCTGGGACCAGGAGATATAGATGGGGACTTCATACAGAGTCCAGACAACAGCTTGAGAACATGGAGGGGTGGTGAGGCTGCCGTAATAACGGTAATACTGACTCATGTTGTGCCTTGGCAGTAGGTTCATCAGCGGGAATGGCTTGATTTTAGTAGTCTGGCCTTGGGAGAGGAAACACAGCCGTTATGagttacaaataacacaaaaaaaacacaggctgGTGTGAATTGAAAGCGTAGAATTGAGTGTAACCTTTGAAAGCAACAGAGGACAGCTTTTGTGACATGAGTCCAAAGTGCACATTATCAGCGTAGTCAACCTGCAAAGAAATCAGCAAAAATCAGCATTTTTAAGCTACAAATGcttctttatatacagtaccaGTCACAAGTTAGGACACACATTCTCATTcacagttttttctttatttttattgtattttctacattgtagattatttttcaagacatcaaaactatgaaagaataCACAttgaattatgtagtaaaatatacatgttttctttccagtggtgaaagaagtattcaggttaCATTACATTTggttacattctaccactggttctttcatagttttgatgttttcagtgttaatctacaatgtttaaaataataaaaataattaaaaaaaatgtttaaaatgtttttaaactgaCGTCAATGAAGAATCCAAGAACGGCAAGTCCTGTTGGGTCCTCCAGAGCTTCTGTCAGGTTCAGATGGATGGCTTTCATGTTGACTATGTGCATCtagaagtaaataaaaacaagcacaGACATTAAGGGAAGGCTGCACTGCACCCGCCTGCTGCAACAGTTGGTTGGTGACAGTGTAGAGCTCGTCTACTGACCGTACTGTATCTCCGTCGGGTATCTGCGGCTGTCCACGGTGTGCTCTGATCCGTTAGTGGCTGGGCCTCCCCAGTGGAAGTGcagctggatggtgtggtacacATCTGGAAGACCTCCGCCGCTCACTGACATGCCACTGCCAACGTGAAGCGCGACTGACAGCAAGCAGAATTGTGTCATTACTCTTCACCAACGCAAATGGACTAGAGATCattatacaggtacatctcaaaaaatgagaatatcatgaaaaagttcaatattttttgttattaatttcAGGAAGTTAAATGATACATTATATCGATTCATTACGCATAGagggaaatatttcaagcctgtttttcttgtaattttgattattctcgcttagagataatgaaaacccaaaactcagtgtctcagaaaattagaatattgtggaaaaagttcaatattgtaGTCCACAGTCAgtcatattctaattttctaagacactgagttttgtattttcattctgtaagccataatcatcaaaattacaagaaatacaggcttgaaatatttcactctatgtgtaatacatctatataatatacgagtttcactttctgaaataactgactaacttttaaaaaatgaccttcAGGGCTaatcttatttttcttttactggcAGAAATAGGCTTCCATAGACATTGTATGTGTGGTGTATTCACCAGAGTGTCCATCATTTTTAAGCATCAAGTGGCCCGTTTGGATCTCATCGAAGCCCTGTAGATGTAAAGATCCCAGAGACTCGTCTCTGGTCACCTGGTGGTCGACATTGATGGGAGAATGATGCTCTTCAAGTAAAGGGTGACAAGATGGGAACATGTCCCCCCATGCATAAGGATCTGAAAGAACCACATAAAAATCAAATTAGtctataaatatttattctttatcttAAAACAGTAGATAACAAACCAATTCCACCACATGCAGTTCCAGAGCTTCCCATTGTTAAGAAATTGTACAGCAGATATTCAGTATTTTAGTCTTTAGTTTTCTCGCCTACAGTTTCAAAGGTGAAAGAAGGTCTGCAGGATGACTGCATGGTGTGCTTATAAGCTCCTGAACAACTGCTAACTGAACATTGTGGTGAGATAGTTTTgtcaaagaaagaagaaaaaatgttgtcCTACTCAATTTCCAAGTTTTGCATGtaaacgatatatatatatatatatatatatatatccgaAGACAATGTTGCGTGTATGAATAATTTCTTCCACCCCTATTCAGCAGGGGGTTGCAAGAAGACACTGCTTCATTTTAAAGGGTCACCAGCCAAGAGCAGCTACACAGTGTAAAAACGATGATAGAAACAGAACTTGAATTGTATAAAATCATGGTCGATTTCAGTTTGTCGTCTCccattttattaaattgttCTCCAACAAATGGTTGCATAGTGTTAACATCTTATGAGAACTGCTCTCATTTTAATCATATTCTTTAAGATAAACTATTTCATTACTTACCACAATGCAGCTCATCGTAACAGTAGTCCTctagaatataaaaatagaaaaatgttgGCAAGAAAGTTTTTCTTCATTTACTCTGCTTGAATTtagaaattaaatattatattgtgTGAAGCAGGATCCTCACCTGAATAAACATATGAAATAAGAATGATGAGGAGAGCCGCTGTCCGAATCATCGTAAGGAGGGATGCTACAAGATCGACAAAAAGGACAAGATCAAGTACCTTCAGAGCACAAAGCGGCAGTCAGAGGAAGAACAGACGAagttaaaatagaaaaacagtGATGTGATATGTTAACCTGCTGTGGGTGAACACATGtaactccctcctctccctgcaGGGTATAAGTATTCCTGCACAGGACCACGCCTCCACCAGAGCTGGCTCGGAGCGACGGTCGGAGCAGCGGCACTTGCTGTCCTCGTTCGCATGTGACAGTGACCTGCTGACGTTCAACCAGCTGAAGGTAAACATATACAAAATGAACTTTGCTCCAGTTGGAAGTTCAATTCAacctgaatataaaaaaaaaaaaaaaaagtagacaaGAACATTAAACAGACAGACGTCATCATCAAAAGTCACCTGACACTCCCCTCTGCCCTTTCAGTTCCGTAAGAAAAAGATCAGATTCTGCAGGACGCACATCCACGACTGGGGTCTGTCCAGCTCGAGAAGTCAGCAGACTTACtgcttcttctctcctcctttgcTCTTCACTCCCTCTCCACCTACTCACAAAGCTGGCAACCACCTTGATCTCATCTTCACCAGGAGTTGCTCTACCACCAATCTCTCTGTAACCCCACTTCATGTCTCTGATCACTACTTCATCAATTTCTCCCTCCCACTCTGCCGGTCGGACTGTCTGCCCTCACCGACAGATACTGTACTGGTCCGCTGCAacattcgctctctctctcctcctgctctggccTCAACCGTTCTCTCTTCCCTCCCTTCATCGGACTCATTCTCACTTCTGCAGCCCAACTCTGCAACTTACACTCTCCTtgccaccctctcctcctctcttgactcactctgtcctctcactCCTCGGAAAGTACGCAAGTCCTCCCCTGCCCCTTGGCTGTCGGACTCTGTGCGTGCCACCAGAGCTCCCCTACGGGCATCAGAACGGAAGTGGCAGAAATCTAAACACCCTGAAGACCTACGCAACTACCCATctcttcttgctgccttctcaTCGTTGATCTCAGCTgaaaaaagctctttctatcagaccaagatccaatcctcattctccaacccgaagaagctctactccatctttacaaacctcctggtccctccaacCCCCCCTCCTACCGACCCACTTCGTCAACTACTTCCTGaaaaagattgaggacatacgctcttcatttacccatccagtcttacaatctgcctctcctccttcctcgtcATCGTCTCCCAccctctcagcattcactccactgtctcctcctcaagtgctcagccttgtaacctctgcccgtcctaccacttgtcagctggatcctattccttcccacctgtttcagtctattgctccggatctcctcccgttcctctcccatcttatcaacacttccttgactactggctgttttcctaactctctgaaggaaccaagggtgaatcctctcctaaagaaatccaccctcgacccatccttagtggacaactacagacccgtctctctcctgccattcctctccaaaactctggaacgggctatcttcaatCAACTATCCTGTTATCTGCATAGGTACAatctccttgaccctcaccagtctggttttaagaagggccactcaacagagactgcccttctcgctgtgactgaacagcttcacaaggtgaaagcggcctctctctcatctgtggtggttctacttgacctttctgcagctttcgaTACTGTCTGCAAGATCTGcagatcttgcagatttttgctgcataacatcaggagaatccgcccatttctcactcagaaagcagctcaggtccttgtcaaggcgctggtcatctcacgcctggactattgcaactccctcatggcaggtctgactgccGAAGCGGCTGCGACTTGCTGTTTTGGAATGTCAACAGCTGCACGCTGTAGCACTCGGCTAGGTGTGGTGAGTGCTGCATGTTTGATCATTGCTCTGCCGACGGGTGTTTTCGCCTAGTTGTGGGTGTGCAAGTAAGTACGTGCGATTATAGCCTGTTTGCTAGCCTTTGGGTAGCACAGTTGCTAGCGCTGCTCTCCCCGCTGTGTGCGGTTGTCTCTCGCACCGTGGCTTTGAAGCTCTCGCTTTAGCCCGGTTgcgtatttattcatttctgaaCCTTGTCTGGTGAGTTCGCCAGACGTCTTTGTGTTACAATTTTGTTACACAGTGCCGGTAGCACGTCAGCTGTGTGCTGTTCTCTCTCGCACCTTGGCTTTGGTGCTCTTGCTTTAGCCTGGTTGCATGTTTATTCATTTCTGAACCTTGTCTTGTGCTTTCGCTAGACAGCTTGCCCTTACATTTTTGCTGTACAGTGCCGGTTGTATGGCAGCTGTGAGCATCATATCACTGGCGCTCCTGTAAATACAGTGTACTCGCTATTGTTCTTAATAGTGTGTGGTTAACAGTATGTGAGTCCCCATCACTGGGTCCTGTATGGCCCCCTCCAAGCAGAGGATAG from Centropristis striata isolate RG_2023a ecotype Rhode Island chromosome 19, C.striata_1.0, whole genome shotgun sequence includes the following:
- the LOC131992698 gene encoding carbonic anhydrase 4-like, with translation MFPSCHPLLEEHHSPINVDHQVTRDESLGSLHLQGFDEIQTGHLMLKNDGHSVALHVGSGMSVSGGGLPDVYHTIQLHFHWGGPATNGSEHTVDSRRYPTEIQYVNMKAIHLNLTEALEDPTGLAVLGFFIDVDYADNVHFGLMSQKLSSVAFKGQTTKIKPFPLMNLLPRHNMSQYYRYYGSLTTPPCSQAVVWTLYEVPIYISWSQLAQFTSQIFFTEEDAEQVTPLQNNFRHIHPTFSRIVSMSKDAKLLTGMASRALGSAVSLIQIILLGSFISGL